In archaeon CG10_big_fil_rev_8_21_14_0_10_43_11, the genomic stretch GAAAGTTGTAATGGCGTTTGGTGCGTTTGACGGACTGCACATGGGTCATCTCCATTATCTTAAAGAAGCAAAGAAACTGGGCGACTACCTCATTATTGGGCTTGCACGTGACAAGGCAACGTGGCTGCCAAAGTCAAGCGCGTATCGACTGCCTGAGGGGGAGCGAAAAAAACTTCTTGAAGAGATTAACCTAGCTGATGAAGTTGCGCTTGGCGGTAAAAATGACGCACTAGAAGCAGTGAAAAGAACTGACCCTGATATTCTTGCCATCAGCGAATATTCGCCAGTTGATATAACGTTGCTGCAAAAAGAACTAAAAAGCCTTGGCTTAAAAGGAACGGTTGTTGCANNNNNNNNNNNNNNNNNNNNNNNNNNNNNNNNNNNNNNNNNNNNNNNNNNNNNNNNNNNNNNNNNNNNNNNNNNNNNNNNNNNNNNNNNNNNNNNNNNNNNNNNNNNNNTGTTTTGAATTCTTTAAGTACCAGTTTTGTTTTGAAGAGAGGCGCGTCAAGAACTAATGATTCGTACTCGCCCCCTTCTCCCGCAACATTAACGCCTACCCGTTGCTGGAGTGTTTTGAGTTTCTCAACATCAGCACGCGTAAGGATTTTTCCAATCCAGTTCTTGTCAAAACCCTCTGCGGCAACACTGCTTATAGTAATTGCATATCCTTGTTTGAAAAGGGATTTCATGTAATCATATTGGTTTACATGCCACAGCGGGCTAAACACTTTTAATCCAAGTTCTTCGCACACCGCTTCAATGCGGGTTCGCTGATAATTACTGTAGAGCGCGCCCGTAATCACGCCTTCAATTGCATACTGCTTTTGCGCTTTTTCAAGCAACAATTTAAGGTCAAGAAGTTCTTTTTCTTTTTCACCTTTTGTAGTTGCTACAACAAGAGGGATGCCAAGAGCGCATGCTTGTAATTGCACTAAATGCGTGTTTGGCGTGTGAAACATGAAACTATCCTTATTTTCTGATTCAAGGGTTGCAAGACACGTTATTTCATAGTTCTGGTTGTACATTAAATGAAGAGCAGCAATACTATCTTTCCCGCCTGAAACGAGCGCGGCAAGTCGCGCGTTTGGTCGTGGATAAAACTGCTTGAGATAATGAGACTTGGTTTTAGTGCTTTGTTTTGCAATAAACACGTCAAAA encodes the following:
- a CDS encoding FAD synthase, whose protein sequence is MGKKVVMAFGAFDGLHMGHLHYLKEAKKLGDYLIIGLARDKATWLPKSSAYRLPEGERKKLLEEINLADEVALGGKNDALEAVKRTDPDILAISEYSPVDITLLQKELKSLGLKGTVVA